In the Streptomyces sp. 3214.6 genome, TCTGCGTCGACGACATTCCGCCCGCCCGGAGGCCCGCTGACACCTGCCGCAGCAGTCACCGCCGACCGCCCGCATCACTCGACAGCACCCTCTCCAGGTGCCCGAGGTCACCCGTCTGGGCCGCCGAGAGGAACGCCTGAACAAGACGCCGGTGCGCGACGGAGTCGACCTGCTGCCTGCGGCGGTCCCCGTTGAGACGCCGCTGGGCGCGTGCAACCTGCTGCCTCGTGTTGACGACGCTGAGATGCAGGATCTCGGCGATCCGGTCGTACGGGCAGCCGAAGCCCTCCCGCAGGACGTACGCGGCGCGTTGCCTCGGAGTCAGGGTTTCCATCAGCAGGAGGACCGCTCGCTCGACGGCGTCCTGCCGCTCGGCCACCTCTTCAGGGCCCGCGTGGTGGTCCACCCGCTCCGGGAGCGAGGGGCTGTCACAGGACTCCCGGCGCTTCCAGGCGGACTGGACGACGTTGATGGCCAGCCGGACGGCGGTCGTCCTGAGCAGTGCCGGCGGATTGGAGACGGCCGTGCGGTCGGCATCCTGCCACCGCAGCCACGTCTCCTGGATGACGTCCTCGGCTTCGTTCGCGTTTCCGACGATGTGCCTGGCGAGGGTGAGCAGCCCGGGCCTGGCCTGCACGAACACCCAGGTCGCGTCGTCCAGCGCGATGACGGATGTGCCCGCCGTCTCCCGGCTCTGCCCGGTCTCGGTCAGCTGTGTGTCCATGTCCGGCTCCTCTGCTCCGTGGGTCAGCAGCTCGAAGAGCAGCCGGCACCAATGTCGCGCCCGAGGGCAGCCCGGCGCGCCCTTGGAAGGCCGTAGGGGATTGCGTGGTCGTGCCGTGGGAGATCCGTGGCCGACCCGTCGGACCGTCGTTCCGGACGGCACTCGACCACTACGCTCGCTCAAAGTCGGAAGTTCTCCACTTTCGCAGCCGTTTCCGATGGAACCGGCTCGCCTCGGTTGCGCCACGGCCGCAGTCATCCGGCTACGCGCCAGCCGACGCGCCGCCATGAGGATCTGACGTGGGAGGCTGCCATGACGAGCCGCGGTTCCGGAGCCGGAACTCCTCGGCAGGCGGAGCGAGCGTCGGGCCCTCGACGACCTGCTGGCGGGCGCCAGGGACGGGCGCAGCGGAGTCCTGGTCCTTCGAGGTGAGGCGGGGATCGGGAAAACCGAGCTGCTGAAATACCTGCTGGGTCGTGCCACCGGATGCCGTACCTTCGGCGTGGCCGGCGTCCAGTCCGAGATGGAGCTCTCCTACGCCGGCCTGCACCAGCTCTGCGCACCGCTGCTGTCGGGTTCGCGGAGGACTCCCGAAAGCTTCTCGCCTCGGTCGTCACCGGCCCAGGTCGCGGCGGCGCTCGGCCGTGACGCCGACAGCGGAAGCATCAACGCGGTCCGCAGCACACTCGATCGCCTCGTCGCCTCCTCCCGCATTGAGCGCGCCGGCCGGGGCTTGTATCGCACCGGGCGTTCCTAGCGCTCGGCGGTCACCGCGACGAGCCAAGGATCACCACGACGCAGGCGATGATCGTCAGGGTGATCAGCACCATTCCGGTGAGTGTTCCCCGCAGCCATTGCCGGATCCTGACGTGGTGCTGCGCCTCCATCGCGCCGACGCGTTCGGCGATGTGATCGGTCACCATGCGGGCTACGTGTTTCTGCTCGTCGACGTACCACTGCTCGATGTCCCGCTTCTGCTCGGGGGTGAGCCCCTCCACGCGCGCGGTGAATGCCGCCACGCGGCGGTACGTCGCTCCCCTGTGAGCCTCCCGGTACAAGAAGCCCTCGATGTCGGGCAGGCCGCGGGCGGCCTCCTCGCGTGCGGACACGGCGTACCCCCAATGAAAACGAGAACCCCACATGGTCATGGTGCGCTGCCTTCCTTCGCACGGCCGGCGCTCGGGTCCTGCGGCTGCCCACCCGTGACGAAGGCGTCCCGCGGACGCTGGACGGAGGCGAGGGACACGAGATCCCGGCCTGTC is a window encoding:
- a CDS encoding sigma-70 family RNA polymerase sigma factor, with amino-acid sequence MDTQLTETGQSRETAGTSVIALDDATWVFVQARPGLLTLARHIVGNANEAEDVIQETWLRWQDADRTAVSNPPALLRTTAVRLAINVVQSAWKRRESCDSPSLPERVDHHAGPEEVAERQDAVERAVLLLMETLTPRQRAAYVLREGFGCPYDRIAEILHLSVVNTRQQVARAQRRLNGDRRRQQVDSVAHRRLVQAFLSAAQTGDLGHLERVLSSDAGGRR